The following proteins come from a genomic window of Rutidosis leptorrhynchoides isolate AG116_Rl617_1_P2 chromosome 10, CSIRO_AGI_Rlap_v1, whole genome shotgun sequence:
- the LOC139870224 gene encoding uncharacterized protein — translation MVSSPVCTCNATACTCAAATSHKDHVKMMKLMQFLMGLNDEYTTVRSNILLRDTVLDVKEAYAIISREESHKGISADKIVKTQANAFVTQANNTFNKARNNSGNFSSNNNNRNQNQTLKCKKCNKLGHTIERCFEIISYPPSSKRRVNGNQNNMNFRNISYSNNSTTHKDESSSSASSSAPAVLTNDQLMKLLSLINENATPVDANANMAGNFVNCNIPFNSNFKRFFNSHINDKAKNQSQGWIIDSGANHHMTVSEKGMSDIVDISKLKLTVGHPNGTQAKVVKIGNLKISNNVILYDVLVVPEYCVSLLLVHKLSKDSKLTISFDENKCFIQDLKAMTTVGTGSQSGGLYLFDDHDLNVVGLSCNVCVHFVSSQLWQARLGHPSVQVLKVLKQKLNLKDIQENCPCDICHKAKQVREPFPLSDHKSQELGDLIHLDLWGPFKIQSRDGYKYFLTIVDDFSRGVCIYLLKSKDETFDNIVSFVNLIQNQFNKKVKVLRSDNGTEFVNGKMINFVKTKGIIHQTSCAYTPQQNGVVERKHRHLLNVARALMFQGGLPLNMWKNKFSSRYVKCVLIGFGSVQKGYKLLSLENRSVIFPRDVNQNTKSPNDEERATSDGDGNGNRYSSSDNNHGHKSYSGPNIEVGDNSNTSSHDSSPISDSRTSATPVNDHLSPESNVFQNPFNSPNTSQQSLRKSTREHVFSKKFDDFVVEGKVKYGIKRVVNYSLLSQENFCFISNLNKSVEPKSFFEA, via the exons ATGGTGTCCTCACCTGTGTGTACATGTAATGCAACTGCTTGCACATGTGCAGCAGCCACATCTCACAAAGATCATGTAAAGATGATGAAGTTAATGCAATTCTTAATGGGTTTAAATGATGAGTATACAACTGTCAGAAGTAATATCTTGTTAAGAGACACTGTATTAGATGTTAAAGAAGCTTATGCTATCATTTCAAGAGAAGAGTCCCATAAGGGAATTTCTGCAGATAAAATTGTTAAAACTCAAGCTAATGCTTTTGTAACTCAGGCAAATAATACATTTAATAAGGCTAGGAATAATTCTGGGAATTTTTcaagtaataacaataatagaaatcAAAACCAGACCTTAAAATGTAAAAAGTGCAATAAGCTTGGTCATACAATTGAAAGATGTTTTGAAATAATTAGTTATCCACCATCTTCTAAGAGAAGAGTAAATGGAAATCAGAATAACATGAattttagaaatatatcttactctaATAACAGTACTACTCATAAAGATGAGTCTTCTAGTTCTGCTTCTAGTTCTGCACCTGCAGTGTTAACAAATGACCAGTTGATGAAGCTTCTTAGTTTGATAAATGAGAATGCAACACCTGTGGATGCAAATGCAAATATGGCAGGTAATTTTGTAAACTGTAATATCCCTTTTAACTCAAACTTTAAAAGATTTTTTAACAGTCACATTAATGATAAAGCTAAAAATCAAAGTCAAGGTTGGATAATTGATTCTGGTGCTAATCATCATATGACTGTTAGTGAAAAAGGTATGAGTGATATTGTTGATATATCTAAGTTAAAATTAACTGTGGGACATCCAAATGGAACACAAGCTAAAGTTGTAAAGATTGGGAACTTAAAAATTTCAAACAATGTAATCCTATATGATGTTTTAGTTGTCCCAGAATACTGTGTTAGTCTTCTATTAGTTCATAAATTGTCTAAGGATAGTAAATTAACAATAAGTTTTGATGAAAACAAATGTTTTATTCAGGACTTGAAGGCAATGACAACTGTAGGGACTGGTAGTCAAAGTGGTGGATTATACTTGTTTGATGATCATGATTTAAATGTGGTAGGTTTATCTTGCAATGTGTGTGTTCATTTTGTGTCTTCACAGTTGTGGCAAGCAAGACTTGGACATCCTTCAGTACAAGTCTTGAAAGTTTTAAAACAAAAATTGAATCTTAAAGACATTCAAGAAAACTGTCCCTGTGACATCTGCCATAAGGCAAAACAAGTCAGGGAACCCTTTCCTCTTAGTGATCATAAATCACAAGAGTTAGGTGATTTAATTCACTTGGATCTTTGGGGTCCATTTAAAATACAAAGTAGAGATGGTTACAAATATTTCTTAACTATTGTTGATGATTTTTCTAGAGGTGTttgtatttatttgttaaaatctaAAGATGAAACTTTTGATAACATTGTAAGTTTTGTAAATCTAATTCAAAATCAATTTAAcaaaaaagttaaagttttaagaaGTGACAATGGCACTGAGTTTGTTAATGGGAAAATGATTAATTTTGTTAAAACTAAAGGTATAATTCATCAAACATCATGTGCAtacactccacaacaaaatggagtggtTGAAAGAAAACATAGGCATTTACTTAATGTAGCAAGAGCACTTATGTTTCAAGGGGGATTGCCTCTAAATATGTGGA AAAACAAGTTTTCTAGTAGATATGTTAAGTGTGTTCTTATTGGTTTTGGAAGTGTTCAAAAGGGTTATAAATTGTTGAGTTTGGAAAATAGAAGTGTGATTTTTCCAAGAGATGTAAA CCAAAACACCAAAAGTCCCAATGATGAGGAGAGAGCAACAAGTGATGGTGATGGCAATGGTAACAGGTATTCTAGTAGTGATAATAATCATGGTCATAAGAGTTACAGTGGTCCCAACATTGAAGTTGGTGATAATAGTAACACTTCAAGTCATGATAGTAGTCCTATTAGTGATTCAAGAACCTCTGCAACTCCTGTGAATGATCATTTATCTCCCGAGAGCAATGTTTTTCAAAATCCTTTTAATAGTCCTAACACTAGTCAACAGTCTTTGAGAAAGTCAACCAGAGAGCATGTCTTTTCAAAGAAATTTGATGATTTTGTTGTTGAAGGGAAAGTTAAATATGGGATTAAAAGAGTTGTTAATTATTCTTTGTTAAGTCAAGAAAATTTTTGTTTCATCTCAAATTTAAACAAGTCTGTTGAACCTAAATCATTTTTTGAAGCCTAA